The sequence GAGGAGCTGGCCAGCGCCACGGTGCGTCCCGAGCATGGCATGCACGTGATCTGCCACGGCAAGGTGCGCGCCTACGAGCCGCAGGGCAGCTACCAGGTCTACGTCGAGTCCATCACGCCCGCGGGGGCTGGGGACCTGCACCAGCAGTACGAGGCGCTCCGAACCAAGCTGGCCGCGGAGGGGCTCTTCGACGAGGGTCGCAAGCGCCCGATCCCTCGCTGGCCGCGGCGGATCGGGGTGGTCACCTCGCCGGTCGGCGCCGTGTGGCGCGACATCGGCAATGTGATGCGCCGGCGCTACCCGATCGCCGAGCTGGTCCTGTCACCGACGATCGTCCAGGGCCCAACCGCATCGGGTGCGATCGTGCGCGCGCTGCACCGCCTCTACACGGACGAGCGGATCGACCTCGTCATCCTGGCCCGCGGTGGCGGCTCGCTCGAGGACCTGTGGTCGTTCAACGACGAGCGCGTGGTGCGCGCCGTGATCGAGGCGCCGATGCCGGTGGTGGTGGGGGTCGGGCACGAGTCGGACGTGACGCTCGCCGACTTCGCCGCTGACCTCCGCGCGCCGACCCCCTCTGCGGCTGCCGAGCAGGCGGTCCCGGACCTCGCCACCTTCCCGGCCATCCTGGATCGCCTGCGTGACCGTGCCTCGGCGGCAATGATCAGCGGCCTCGCCGATCGCGGCAGCTTTCTGGGCCAGGAGGGGCGTGCCCTCATCCGCCTGCTGCCCGATACCGCTGCCGCCCGTCAGCGCGCCGCCGAGCTCGTCGACCGCGGCCACCGCGCGCTGAGCGCACGGACCTCCCACGAGCTGACGCAGCTGCGAGGCCTGGCGGACGCCCTGCGCGCCCTCTCGCCGGCGGCCA is a genomic window of Chloroflexota bacterium containing:
- the xseA gene encoding exodeoxyribonuclease VII large subunit — encoded protein: MTPDSDQPTLWEAPRPAPRILRVSDLNRRVRVLLDGDPALADVWVEGEVSQPSYPPSGHCFFVLKDAASQVKAVLFREELASATVRPEHGMHVICHGKVRAYEPQGSYQVYVESITPAGAGDLHQQYEALRTKLAAEGLFDEGRKRPIPRWPRRIGVVTSPVGAVWRDIGNVMRRRYPIAELVLSPTIVQGPTASGAIVRALHRLYTDERIDLVILARGGGSLEDLWSFNDERVVRAVIEAPMPVVVGVGHESDVTLADFAADLRAPTPSAAAEQAVPDLATFPAILDRLRDRASAAMISGLADRGSFLGQEGRALIRLLPDTAAARQRAAELVDRGHRALSARTSHELTQLRGLADALRALSPAATLERGYAVARLADGTIVRDPAQARPGEPLEVVVARGTIRTRVETTAGSDEEVL